A genomic region of Phragmites australis chromosome 2, lpPhrAust1.1, whole genome shotgun sequence contains the following coding sequences:
- the LOC133909332 gene encoding protein WVD2-like 7 isoform X2, with the protein MMATEVNQTYFAWSQGESTERDGSQGVSVSQTLDHGSISFGRFELESLSWEKWSVFTNDRRNEEFGKFNGLVAQKKAYFEEYYKRIRELKASQQQNQQTELILEYSGDGSDSSQTAEDERVADLETPTGSGTIVDDYLEEAPHETTLEHGLQCYDDLGNENFNTEFSSSNISSSAGVLQQTDQDVRGAVCGDNSASKMDVGQQNACSGHDDTRTAYEAARTPRRFIEKDTRLRHTPKIIPKSIKTLSKSAMDYTFASERPGSVKPSTSMNPKTKLDTVRPLQRPNAAPQKMTGPAERSKVTSLRRPYSAAAQRPSTGERHPITKGNPKKPADVSNPRRPSTAERRPFTRDRAQKQANITTPSRPSTSEKCPVKRESKAKHADVSSIRRPSTGEQRAITRVSVLRMDVKTPSKARATVAHPKGETTTVGNLKKVVTPKASRSSKLETKSNNRLKGPSALDSHSTRSKRMELQVPGKQKSSSVNLPPRKIFSSSVGEPAVETFARPKKKEGIQVTMQSRASTSKKTTPLKTGNVKARAPNPPPPPPPPRQPSQMMSKPNASNSSIGGRKLKALAPQWH; encoded by the exons ATGATGGCGACGGAAGTCAATCAAACTTATTTTGCATGGTCACAAGGAGAGTCAACTGAACGGGATGGTTCTCAA GGAGTATCTGTATCCCAGACACTTGATCATGGTTCCATATCCTTTGGAAGATTTGAGCTGGAATCACTATCATGGGAGAAGTGGTCAGTATTTACTAATGACAGACGCAATGAAGAATTTGGAAAATTCAACGGTTTAGTCGCTCAGAAGAAGGCTTATTTTGAAGAGTATTACAAGAGGATCAGGGAACTAAAGGCTTCACAGCAGCAAAACCAGCAAACCGAACTCATTTTGGAATACAGTGGTGATGGTAGTGATTCTAGCCAGACAGCAGAAGATGAGCGAGTTGCTGATCTTGAAACTCCCACTGGATCTGGAACAATTGTGGATGATTATTTGGAAGAAGCTCCACATGAAACCACCTTGGAGCATGGACTGCAGTGCTATGATGACCTAGGAAATGAGAATTTCAATACAGAATTTTCCTCTTCTAATATTTCTTCGTCAGCTGGAGTTCTGCAGCAAACCGATCAGGATGTTAGAGGAGCTGTTTGTGGTGATAATTCTGCCAGCAAAATGGATGTGGGGCAGCAAAATGCCTGTTCTGGTCATGATGATACTAGAACAGCATATGAAGCTGCAAGGACTCCTAGAAGATTTATTGAGAAAGACACTAGGCTTAGACACACTCCAAAGATAATACCGAAATCCATTAAAACCCTTTCAAAAAGTGCCATGGATTACACATTTGCTAGTGAG AGGCCTGGTTCAGTGAAGCCCAGTACCAGTATGAACCCGAAGACTAAGCTGGACACTGTTCGTCCATTGCAAAGGCCAAATGCAGCACCCCAGAAGATGACTGGCCCTGCAGAAAGGAGCAAGGTTACAAGTCTCAGAAGACCTTACTCAGCAGCTGCGCAACGGCCCTCTACTGGAGAGCGGCACCCCATCACCAAGGGGAATCCAAAGAAGCCTGCTGATGTTTCCAACCCGCGACGACCTTCCACTGCTGAAAGACGCCCATTCACTCGAGATCGTGCACAGAAGCAAGCCAACATCACCACACCAAGCCGGCCTTCTACTTCTGAAAAATGCCCCGTCAAAAGAGAGAGTAAAGCAAAGCATGCTGATGTTTCCTCTATACGTCGGCCCTCTACAGGAGAGCAACGCGCTATTACCAGGGTTAGTGTTCTGAGAATGGATGTGAAGACTCCTAGCAAGGCAAGAGCAACTGTGGCTCATCCGAAGGGTGAAACAACTACAGTG GGCAATCTGAAAAAGGTTGTCACTCCAAAAGCTTCTAGAAGTAGCAAGCTGGAGACAAAAAG TAACAACAGACTGAAGGGGCCTTCGGCGTTGGATAGTCACTCTACTAGGTCAAAAAGAATGGAATTGCAAGTGCCTGGCAAACAGAAATCAAG CTCTGTTAACCTTCCTCCAAGGAAAATTTTCAGCTCTAGTGTTGGAGAACCAGCAGTAGAAACCTTTGCTAggccaaaaaagaaagag GGCATTCAGGTGACAATGCAATCTCGAGCATCCACATCAAAGAAAACAACTCCTTTGAAGACTGGGAACGTAAAGGCGAGGGCGCCAAAC ccaccaccaccgccacctccaccacgTCAGCCATCACAAATGATGAGCAAACCAAATGCCAGTAACTCATCTATTGGTGGAAGAAAGCTAAA GGCTTTAGCACCACAATGGCACTGA
- the LOC133909332 gene encoding protein WVD2-like 7 isoform X1 — protein MMATEVNQTYFAWSQGESTERDGSQGVSVSQTLDHGSISFGRFELESLSWEKWSVFTNDRRNEEFGKFNGLVAQKKAYFEEYYKRIRELKASQQQNQQTELILEYSGDGSDSSQTAEDERVADLETPTGSGTIVDDYLEEAPHETTLEHGLQCYDDLGNENFNTEFSSSNISSSAGVLQQTDQDVRGAVCGDNSASKMDVGQQNACSGHDDTRTAYEAARTPRRFIEKDTRLRHTPKIIPKSIKTLSKSAMDYTFASERPGSVKPSTSMNPKTKLDTVRPLQRPNAAPQKMTGPAERSKVTSLRRPYSAAAQRPSTGERHPITKGNPKKPADVSNPRRPSTAERRPFTRDRAQKQANITTPSRPSTSEKCPVKRESKAKHADVSSIRRPSTGEQRAITRVSVLRMDVKTPSKARATVAHPKGETTTVGNLKKVVTPKASRSSKLETKSSNNRLKGPSALDSHSTRSKRMELQVPGKQKSSSVNLPPRKIFSSSVGEPAVETFARPKKKEGIQVTMQSRASTSKKTTPLKTGNVKARAPNPPPPPPPPRQPSQMMSKPNASNSSIGGRKLKALAPQWH, from the exons ATGATGGCGACGGAAGTCAATCAAACTTATTTTGCATGGTCACAAGGAGAGTCAACTGAACGGGATGGTTCTCAA GGAGTATCTGTATCCCAGACACTTGATCATGGTTCCATATCCTTTGGAAGATTTGAGCTGGAATCACTATCATGGGAGAAGTGGTCAGTATTTACTAATGACAGACGCAATGAAGAATTTGGAAAATTCAACGGTTTAGTCGCTCAGAAGAAGGCTTATTTTGAAGAGTATTACAAGAGGATCAGGGAACTAAAGGCTTCACAGCAGCAAAACCAGCAAACCGAACTCATTTTGGAATACAGTGGTGATGGTAGTGATTCTAGCCAGACAGCAGAAGATGAGCGAGTTGCTGATCTTGAAACTCCCACTGGATCTGGAACAATTGTGGATGATTATTTGGAAGAAGCTCCACATGAAACCACCTTGGAGCATGGACTGCAGTGCTATGATGACCTAGGAAATGAGAATTTCAATACAGAATTTTCCTCTTCTAATATTTCTTCGTCAGCTGGAGTTCTGCAGCAAACCGATCAGGATGTTAGAGGAGCTGTTTGTGGTGATAATTCTGCCAGCAAAATGGATGTGGGGCAGCAAAATGCCTGTTCTGGTCATGATGATACTAGAACAGCATATGAAGCTGCAAGGACTCCTAGAAGATTTATTGAGAAAGACACTAGGCTTAGACACACTCCAAAGATAATACCGAAATCCATTAAAACCCTTTCAAAAAGTGCCATGGATTACACATTTGCTAGTGAG AGGCCTGGTTCAGTGAAGCCCAGTACCAGTATGAACCCGAAGACTAAGCTGGACACTGTTCGTCCATTGCAAAGGCCAAATGCAGCACCCCAGAAGATGACTGGCCCTGCAGAAAGGAGCAAGGTTACAAGTCTCAGAAGACCTTACTCAGCAGCTGCGCAACGGCCCTCTACTGGAGAGCGGCACCCCATCACCAAGGGGAATCCAAAGAAGCCTGCTGATGTTTCCAACCCGCGACGACCTTCCACTGCTGAAAGACGCCCATTCACTCGAGATCGTGCACAGAAGCAAGCCAACATCACCACACCAAGCCGGCCTTCTACTTCTGAAAAATGCCCCGTCAAAAGAGAGAGTAAAGCAAAGCATGCTGATGTTTCCTCTATACGTCGGCCCTCTACAGGAGAGCAACGCGCTATTACCAGGGTTAGTGTTCTGAGAATGGATGTGAAGACTCCTAGCAAGGCAAGAGCAACTGTGGCTCATCCGAAGGGTGAAACAACTACAGTG GGCAATCTGAAAAAGGTTGTCACTCCAAAAGCTTCTAGAAGTAGCAAGCTGGAGACAAAAAG CAGTAACAACAGACTGAAGGGGCCTTCGGCGTTGGATAGTCACTCTACTAGGTCAAAAAGAATGGAATTGCAAGTGCCTGGCAAACAGAAATCAAG CTCTGTTAACCTTCCTCCAAGGAAAATTTTCAGCTCTAGTGTTGGAGAACCAGCAGTAGAAACCTTTGCTAggccaaaaaagaaagag GGCATTCAGGTGACAATGCAATCTCGAGCATCCACATCAAAGAAAACAACTCCTTTGAAGACTGGGAACGTAAAGGCGAGGGCGCCAAAC ccaccaccaccgccacctccaccacgTCAGCCATCACAAATGATGAGCAAACCAAATGCCAGTAACTCATCTATTGGTGGAAGAAAGCTAAA GGCTTTAGCACCACAATGGCACTGA
- the LOC133909329 gene encoding uncharacterized protein LOC133909329, with product MPLTRVAADAFGVVTIALFAVFAALGLFCIFQSVYFRCRIRRGSPFLLLGYFNGPWVIRIALILITIWWGVGEIVRLSFFKRKLFSSIVWQKNICDMYILSNLGFAEPGIFFAFAFLLHGSLQKRELGTLNQRWNWKTIAYVLVFCIPVFFVQALLVFLGPRFVRDENSEPGRRKIAKYFIRTSMSVGDTSICTYPLFGTIFLGLVDAILMSYVSYVGSRVLSLVINKALRRRVSLLMLSVLCFLPIRVLLLGFSVLPKPGDVAFEGIIFLSFLMMLSCTTVGILLLVYYPVADSLALRDIGHREIAEMVPYDDYYYEGASLVANQSFREIERNSDTSTKRGSISFRTMIREDQLQQDGADEMGISSCSGVHIGSPSGSSPSAAMPMLPLKEVPRY from the coding sequence ATGCCCCTGACCAGAGTAGCTGCCGATGCATTCGGTGTGGTGACAATTGCACTGTTTGCGGTGTTCGCTGCTCTGGGCCTCTTCTGCATTTTCCAGTCGGTCTACTTCAGATGTCGGATTCGGAGAGGGTCCCCCTTCCTTCTGCTTGGTTACTTTAATGGTCCTTGGGTGATTCGCATTGCTCTGATTCTGATCACCATTTGGTGGGGAGTAGGGGAGATAGTGAGGTTGAGCTTCTTCAAGAGAAAGTTGTTCTCCAGCATAGTGTGGCAGAAGAACATATGTGACATGTACATACTTTCCAATCTAGGGTTTGCAGAGCCAGGCATCTTCTTTGCATTTGCTTTCCTTCTTCATGGCTCATTACAGAAGAGGGAGCTGGGCACTTTGAACCAAAGATGGAATTGGAAGACCATAGCCTACGTGTTGGTTTTCTGCATTCCAGTTTTCTTCGTGCAGGCTCTTCTAGTGTTTCTTGGGCCCAGGTTTGTTAGAGATGAGAACAGCGAACCTGGGAGGAGAAAGATTGCTAAATATTTCATTCGGACATCCATGTCAGTTGGAGATACCAGCATTTGCACATACCCGTTGTTTGGCACCATTTTTCTGGGACTCGTAGATGCTATCCTGATGAGCTATGTATCATATGTCGGATCTCGGGTGCTGTCGTTGGTCATCAACAAGGCACTGCGAAGGAGGGTTTCCTTGCTGATGTTGTCAGTTCTCTGCTTCCTTCCTATCAGGGTGCTTCTCCTTGGATTTTCAGTCCTGCCCAAGCCGGGAGATGTTGCCTTTGAGGGCATTATCTTCCTGTCATTCTTGATGATGCTGTCCTGCACAACCGTTGGGATACTCTTGCTGGTTTACTACCCTGTTGCTGATTCATTGGCCCTCCGAGATATAGGCCACAGGGAAATAGCAGAGATGGTGCCTTATGATGATTACTACTATGAAGGTGCATCACTTGTAGCCAACCAGAGTTTCCGAGAAATTGAGCGGAATTCTGACACTTCAACGAAGCGGGGCTCCATATCCTTCCGCACAATGATCAGGGAAGACCAGCTACAGCAGGATGGTGCAGATGAAATGGGCATCTCTTCTTGCAGTGGCGTCCATATTGGATCACCCTCAGGATCTTCACCAAGTGCTGCAATGCCCATGCTCCCTCTGAAGGAAGTCCCTAGATACTAA